From the genome of Cololabis saira isolate AMF1-May2022 chromosome 4, fColSai1.1, whole genome shotgun sequence:
TGTGTGTGATTGACAGGGTCGACCTGGTGGTCCACTCCCTCAAAGACCTCCCCACCACGCTGCCCCCAGGGTTCACCATCGGAGCCGTGCTCAAGTAAGTCAACGCAGTCCGGCTGCTCTCTCAGACAAAGTTGCTGTCATCAACGACAATTCTGacttagggccagtcccaatgcCCCctctagtcctacttttcagccctacccctaaattttgcgcgagGGTAGTGGTGCcccaattcctctttgtatgaatctagcccttcacagcgagggatttcagatgctgactcgccgactgagggccagagaaaatttcccagaatgctttacgtcatcatttgcagactgaatcaaacaaaaaaacatggtggacatttctcattttttagtgaataaaatcaatattttgagttagtttctgcataaaaatgctttttgataacatttctagcgagaaatatttattttactttcataattttcactcagtgaatgtacataatcactcgcttgctcgttgttgcaaagttttttcagatctcgccagaataaaggctgatttatggttccgcgttacaccaacgctgagcctacggcgtagggtacgccgtaggctcagCATCGATTTAAGCGTCGAttcaagcgagtgattatgtaccctagtggtctgtagaggacctgcaggtctggatctggaccctagtggtctgtagaggacctgcaggtctggatctggaccctagtggtctgtagaggacctgcaggtctggatctggaccctagtggtctgtagaggtctggatctggaccctagtggtctgtagaggacctgcaggtctggatctggacctatCGTTCCTGTCCTCACATGCATGTGTGTTCCAGGAGGGAGAACCCCCATGATGCAGTGGTGCTGCACCCCAGCCACGCAGGCAAGACCCTGGACACCCTCCCAGACTGCAGGTACGCTCCTTCAGTGTTGTCTTAATCCCCGTGGTGTGTTCATGGACCTGACGGTGCGTTTGTGTGCAGCGTGATCGGCACCAGCTCGCTGCGCCGGGCCGCTCAGCTCAAGAGGAGGTTCCCCCACCTGACGTTCAAGGACATCGTATCCTTTCTGAGACGGGTCTCCTCCCAGTCCACAGGGTGCatggcaaaaactcaaaatcttaacaagaatatttgtcttatttctagttaaaatgtctcatttttagtcaaaaaaatctcattacacttaaaacaagactcatcactggaaaaaacaacaatttttcacctgtttcaagtagattttcacttgaaataagtagaaaaatctgccagaagCCTAACcctaatgagaagataaatcttgtcccactggcagatttttctacttatttcaaatgaacatttacttgaaacaggtgaaaattgttaaataacaagttatttttctggtaatgactcttgttttaagtgtaatgagatgttttgactgaaaatgagacattttaactagaaataagacaaatattcctggtaagattttcctggtaagaatatttgtcttatttctagttaaaatgtctcatttttagtcaaaaaaatctcattacacttaaaacaagactcgtcactggaaaaaacaacaattttcacctgtttcaagtagatttttacttaaaataaatagaaaaatctgccagtggaacaagatttttttgcttgtaatgagaagataaatcttgtcccactggcagatttttctacttatttcaagtgaaaatgtacttgaaacaggtgaaaattgtcaaataacaagttatttttctggtgatgattctTGTCTTAagagtaatgagattttttgactaaaaatgagacattttaactagaaataagacaaatattcctggtaaaatttgagtttttgcagtgtggggtTGAACCCTGGATCTGCAGGGATCAGAGGTCTGGTCCTGGCCGGTCCTGTTGTTGTATGGATGCAGGATCCTGGTTCTGTAGAGGGTCTGAAGCGGGTCTCCTGCCGGGTGGAGACCCAGGTCCCCCTGGGACCTCAAACTGGTGGGTTCCAGGTGTTTTTCCTCAACTCCAGCCCTCAGAGGGGGAACCTGAACACTCGGCTCAAGAAGCTGGATGAGAAGCAGGACTTTGCCGCCATCATCCTGGCGGCGGCCGGGCTGAAGAGGATGGGCTGGGAGAACCGGATCAGCGCGGTACCAGAAGCCCCGTCCCCCCACACACGTGAGCCTGGCCTGTAGGTGGCGCTAGAAACTGAGCTGTGTTCTCCTCCAACAGATCCTGGGACCGGAGGACTGCATGTACGCCGTGGGACAGGTGAGACCAGCTCAGACGTCAAACACGTCCAACACGCTACAGCACCGGAACCCGCTCCTCCCTCAAACCACATCTGTTAACACAAGTGTTCAGACTTGGAGAACATGTTCTTGTGGAGCTGCAGGTGCAGCATCAGAGGAACCCTTTTATTATTCCTGCAGTTCCAACTTCCAAAATGGTCCTCGATTcaacatgacccccgagtaattattacattaatataAAAGAAACACTGGCAGGTATAAACTCCCTTTAGCCCAACAGTGGCAGGTGGCCCTCTGGTCCTGAAAACGTCCATTGACGGGTCTAGCCCCCCCTCCTCACTGTCACCATGGAAACGTGGTCAGATGAGACAGGCGGTGCGTCTGAAATGCcaaactaaacagtatatactcaaaaagtatacttaagttcggcacagttttgagtaaatatcagtagtatgcattaggacgtactactcagagccacacggcacctcctgccgttgggagggggggttgttaccatggtaacagctcctgtcacagcagcagtagcagcaccgctccgctctttcctgtttatcctggcccaaacaagatgacattatataatattattatataccaatattatataataatattattatacttatgacatatacgtatcacttagcaaccaaacaccgctgcattgcattgtgggaagtttctgcttagctagtgtccatcaatccacactaatacatttctccagaatgagtatggatagtacatactattgagtacgtactaatgtttcggacgcactaaaacatctcacatactgtttttgctactcattagggtggaagtatgggatttTGGACGCAGCTAATGTCACGGTAATGTTAGAATCACTGGGTTGTTGTGACCACCAGTCTCAattgtgtgcctgtgtgtgtctctctctccaggGGGCTCTGGCGGTGGAGTGTCGGTCCAGAGATGTAGACATCCTGGAGATGGTGTCGGTGCTCCACGACCCCGACACGGTGCTGCGCTGCATCGCTGAGAGAGCCTTCCTCCGACACCTGGTGctgccccctctctctctctatcactCTCTCTGTCTCACTCTatttctatctctctctctatatatcaCTCTCTTTAACTCtccccctaaagcctgaattctggttctgtgttaaaacTACGCCGTAGTGTAcacggctacgcgggagtctctccgtagctacaccgtagcctgacctgcacctcccaaaacatggaactacgacccaacgcagaccgagagtgctgtgattggtttgcttggtagcaacacatttctGGTTCCAGtttgtgaagcagtcgtgaactttcaccgctcttttctttgtgtgtgtgtgatattttttttttttttttttttgcacaatagtgcaaaaaaaaaaccctagagagagggtgaggagttcggtcacccgggaggagctcggagtcgagccgctgctccttcagaggagaggagtcagctgaggtggcttgggcatctgtaccggatgcctcctggatcctccctactgaggtgttccaggcatgtcccaccgggaggagaccccggggcagacccaggacacgctggagagactatgtctctcggctggcctgggaacgcctcggactccccccggaagagctggaggaggtgtctggggtgagggaagtctgggcatccctgctgaggctgctgcccccgcgacccggtaacggataaagcgggagaagatgagatgagtgagatgagtgcacaatagttgtccttatctctttgattcactgtgagcggaaaaaccggaagctaaacaaagtatcaactagtgctctgggggggtactgcaccgcgggaAATTGAGTGTTGGataagtccgaagggttcacgacggcgtcacggcaacagtgtaggctctgcattggtttaacgcagaaccttgaATCAGGCTTTACTCTctctctgcccccccccccctctccatcACTCTCCCTCCCCGGGGTTTCCTCCTGTAAATGTGTGGGTGTGTCTCTGCAGGAAGGGGGCTGCAGCGTACCGGTGGCCGTCTACACCCAGATCAAAGACGGCCAGGTAAGAACCCTGATCCACCAGAACCACTGAGACCTGTCAGGACCACGGTTCTGGACCACGGTCCTGGACCAGTGAGGGGATGAGGAGATGTTGGTGAGAGTTAAGTCTGGTGTTTCCACAGCTCTACATGACGGGAGCCGTGTACAGTCTGGATGGATCCGACAGTCTGAAGGAGACCATGCAGACCAGCACGGCCGCCGGTGACCCGGTGAGTCCCCACAGGTTCCTCCACAAGTCCCTCCGTCTGGCCCGCTGGAACATTGGTCCTTGTACTTGGACTGACAGGCTGAAGCCGACATATTCCACGGTCTGGTCATGTCAGCATGAACATGGATCAGTGTCCTCAGGCAGGAACACACGGTTTAGTCCTAGGGTGCTTTCACTCCTGTcctgtttggagcagttgttctgaaacagggagcgtttctccctaaaga
Proteins encoded in this window:
- the LOC133441437 gene encoding porphobilinogen deaminase-like isoform X3: MSAEAAAKDGNGRVSRVIRIGTRKSQLARIQTDSVAEKLKGLYPDVHLEIVAMSTIGDKILDTALSKIGEKSLFTKELENALERNEVDLVVHSLKDLPTTLPPGFTIGAVLKRENPHDAVVLHPSHAGKTLDTLPDCSVIGTSSLRRAAQLKRRFPHLTFKDIRGNLNTRLKKLDEKQDFAAIILAAAGLKRMGWENRISAILGPEDCMYAVGQGALAVECRSRDVDILEMVSVLHDPDTVLRCIAERAFLRHLEGGCSVPVAVYTQIKDGQLYMTGAVYSLDGSDSLKETMQTSTAAGDPSPEKVDEQVQRVGVTATKVPADAQDRAERLGLGLAELLLSKGAKEILTVARQLNDAR
- the LOC133441437 gene encoding porphobilinogen deaminase-like isoform X2 gives rise to the protein MEEGPYKYTRDGNGRVSRVIRIGTRKSQLARIQTDSVAEKLKGLYPDVHLEIVAMSTIGDKILDTALSKIGEKSLFTKELENALERNEVDLVVHSLKDLPTTLPPGFTIGAVLKRENPHDAVVLHPSHAGKTLDTLPDCSVIGTSSLRRAAQLKRRFPHLTFKDIRGNLNTRLKKLDEKQDFAAIILAAAGLKRMGWENRISAILGPEDCMYAVGQGALAVECRSRDVDILEMVSVLHDPDTVLRCIAERAFLRHLEGGCSVPVAVYTQIKDGQLYMTGAVYSLDGSDSLKETMQTSTAAGDPSPEKVDEQVQRVGVTATKVPADAQDRAERLGLGLAELLLSKGAKEILTVARQLNDAR
- the LOC133441437 gene encoding porphobilinogen deaminase-like isoform X1, which encodes MSAEAAAKTEPPIGQREEEGGAHSVKVQTEQTNQEDGNGRVSRVIRIGTRKSQLARIQTDSVAEKLKGLYPDVHLEIVAMSTIGDKILDTALSKIGEKSLFTKELENALERNEVDLVVHSLKDLPTTLPPGFTIGAVLKRENPHDAVVLHPSHAGKTLDTLPDCSVIGTSSLRRAAQLKRRFPHLTFKDIRGNLNTRLKKLDEKQDFAAIILAAAGLKRMGWENRISAILGPEDCMYAVGQGALAVECRSRDVDILEMVSVLHDPDTVLRCIAERAFLRHLEGGCSVPVAVYTQIKDGQLYMTGAVYSLDGSDSLKETMQTSTAAGDPSPEKVDEQVQRVGVTATKVPADAQDRAERLGLGLAELLLSKGAKEILTVARQLNDAR